In the Kribbella sp. NBC_00482 genome, one interval contains:
- a CDS encoding TetR/AcrR family transcriptional regulator: MLTAKGAATRERIVAAAAAEIRERGISAVKLDDIGRRSRTGKSQLFHYFPDGKEQLLLAVAEREAEQVLEDQEPHLGQLISWEAWHDWRDAVVEKYRRQGVNCPLGVLITEIGRHTPAAQAVTAQLLAQWQRRLELGIEEMKAAGEIRAAVDPARASAALIAAIQGGVAILMSSGTSTHLEYALDLCLDYLRTNAS; the protein is encoded by the coding sequence GTGCTGACGGCGAAGGGGGCGGCGACGCGGGAGCGGATCGTGGCGGCGGCCGCGGCCGAGATCCGCGAGCGCGGGATCAGTGCGGTGAAGCTGGACGACATCGGGCGGCGCAGCCGGACCGGCAAGAGCCAGCTCTTCCACTACTTCCCCGACGGCAAGGAACAGTTACTGCTCGCGGTCGCCGAGCGCGAGGCCGAGCAGGTGCTCGAGGACCAGGAGCCGCACCTCGGTCAGCTGATCAGCTGGGAGGCATGGCACGACTGGCGTGATGCCGTCGTCGAGAAGTACCGGCGGCAGGGCGTGAACTGCCCGCTCGGCGTGCTGATCACCGAGATCGGCCGGCACACTCCGGCCGCGCAAGCGGTGACCGCTCAGCTGCTCGCGCAGTGGCAGCGCCGGCTCGAACTCGGCATCGAGGAGATGAAGGCCGCGGGCGAGATCCGTGCCGCTGTGGATCCCGCCCGCGCCTCGGCCGCCCTGATCGCGGCGATCCAGGGCGGCGTCGCGATCCTGATGTCGTCGGGAACGTCGACGCATCTGGAGTACGCGCTCGACCTGTGCCTGGACTACCTGCGAACTAACGCCAGTTGA
- a CDS encoding TetR/AcrR family transcriptional regulator, whose protein sequence is MEQQGRRERKKAEVRARISDVATAMFFERGFDAVSVSEVAEAADVARPTVFAHFARKEDLLFDRYPEAEALVVAAINDRPDGTSAVQALSDLLVRLAGEGHPLSTIRGRFRRFWEVVAESRALQSRARELLEQIEQAIAAAMARTDVPEPQLTAALAVAAYRTVHLTAVRRILDDEDDTVVVADHRAQTIHALAVVDGHLAGLRNQTTAAATAR, encoded by the coding sequence ATGGAACAGCAGGGCCGCCGGGAGCGGAAGAAGGCCGAGGTCAGGGCGCGGATCTCGGACGTCGCCACCGCGATGTTCTTCGAGCGCGGATTCGACGCGGTGTCCGTGTCGGAGGTCGCCGAGGCCGCGGACGTGGCTCGGCCGACGGTCTTCGCGCACTTCGCCCGCAAGGAGGACCTGCTGTTCGACCGGTACCCCGAGGCCGAGGCCCTGGTGGTTGCCGCGATCAACGACCGTCCGGACGGCACGTCCGCGGTCCAGGCGCTGTCCGACCTGCTCGTCAGGCTCGCCGGCGAGGGCCATCCGCTGTCCACGATCCGCGGGCGGTTCCGTCGCTTCTGGGAGGTCGTCGCCGAGTCGCGGGCGCTCCAGTCCCGCGCCCGCGAACTCCTCGAGCAGATCGAGCAGGCGATCGCGGCCGCGATGGCGCGCACCGACGTACCCGAGCCGCAACTGACCGCCGCGCTCGCCGTCGCCGCCTACCGCACTGTCCATTTGACAGCGGTACGGCGGATCCTCGACGACGAGGACGACACGGTCGTGGTCGCGGACCACCGCGCGCAGACCATTCACGCCCTCGCCGTCGTCGACGGTCACCTCGCGGGCCTGCGGAACCAGACCACTGCCGCAGCGACTGCCAGGTAG
- a CDS encoding DoxX family protein, producing the protein MSTTVTTRRSVRPRTVALWVVQAVLAALFVMAAVPKLTGDPLMVDMFAEIGAGQWLRYVVGTLELAGAIGLLIPRLCRLAALGLAGLMVGASVTNLFLFGVSPAIPLAYLAVAAAVVWFRRPAR; encoded by the coding sequence ATGAGTACGACGGTGACGACCCGCCGGAGCGTCCGTCCGCGGACCGTGGCGCTGTGGGTGGTGCAGGCGGTACTGGCCGCCCTGTTCGTGATGGCTGCCGTGCCGAAGCTGACAGGCGACCCGCTGATGGTCGACATGTTCGCCGAGATCGGCGCCGGGCAGTGGCTGCGGTACGTGGTCGGGACGCTCGAGCTCGCCGGGGCGATCGGTCTGCTGATCCCACGACTGTGCCGGCTGGCCGCGCTCGGTCTCGCCGGGTTGATGGTCGGCGCCAGCGTCACCAACCTGTTCCTGTTCGGGGTCTCGCCGGCGATCCCGCTGGCCTACCTGGCAGTCGCTGCGGCAGTGGTCTGGTTCCGCAGGCCCGCGAGGTGA